In a genomic window of Methylobacter sp. YRD-M1:
- the thrS gene encoding threonine--tRNA ligase, whose amino-acid sequence MPVITLPDGSHREYEQAVTVMDVAQSIGAGLAKATLAGKVDGKLVDASTLIDHDVALQIVTAKDEEGVDVIRHSTAHLLAQAVKELFPKAQVTIGPVIENGFYYDFAYERPFTPDDLAAIEKKMQELADQDYSVKRYVLPRDEAVKFFRNQGEEYKAEIIESIPANEDLSLYEQGGFTDLCRGPHVPSTSKLKAFKLMKIAGAYWRGNSDNEMLQRIYGTAWGDKKELQAYLHRLEEAEKRDHRKLAKTLDLFHAQDEAPGMVFWHDKGWTIYQQVEQYIRNKLRANGYGEVRTPQVVDRSLWEKSGHWDKFGDMIFTTHSENRDYAIKPMNCPCHVQIYNQGIKSYRDLPIRLAEFGSCHRNEPSGTLHGLMRVRNFVQDDAHIFCAEGQIQDEVSTFIDLLFDVYKDFGFEEVIIKLSTRPENRVGDDAVWDKAENALELALNNKGLKWDLQPGEGAFYGPKIEFSLKDCIGRVWQCGTIQVDFSMPGRLGATYIAEDGSRQVPVMLHRAILGSLERFIGILIEQHAGTFPVWLAPVQAVLMTITDRHAEYASELARNLEKQGFRVKLDLRNEKIGFKIREHSMQRVPYLLVIGDKEMEDQTISVRTQKGEDLGSLSIGAFTERLAKEIEDKK is encoded by the coding sequence ATGCCGGTAATTACCCTCCCTGATGGCTCTCATCGCGAGTATGAACAAGCTGTTACAGTGATGGATGTTGCCCAATCCATCGGCGCCGGTCTGGCCAAGGCGACTTTGGCAGGCAAGGTGGACGGCAAGCTCGTCGACGCCAGTACATTAATCGATCACGACGTTGCCCTTCAAATCGTCACGGCAAAAGACGAAGAGGGTGTCGATGTTATTCGTCATTCTACTGCACACCTTTTGGCTCAGGCCGTCAAAGAATTATTTCCTAAAGCGCAAGTCACTATCGGGCCGGTCATCGAAAACGGCTTTTATTACGATTTCGCCTATGAGCGTCCTTTTACTCCCGATGACTTGGCTGCTATCGAGAAAAAGATGCAGGAACTGGCTGACCAGGATTATTCGGTCAAACGTTATGTATTGCCCAGGGATGAGGCGGTAAAGTTCTTCAGAAATCAGGGCGAAGAATACAAAGCCGAAATCATCGAGTCCATTCCAGCCAATGAAGATCTATCTTTGTATGAGCAGGGGGGATTTACCGATCTGTGCCGCGGCCCTCATGTGCCGAGCACGAGTAAATTAAAAGCGTTCAAACTCATGAAAATTGCCGGCGCATACTGGCGCGGCAATTCCGATAACGAGATGCTGCAGCGCATTTACGGTACGGCATGGGGCGATAAAAAAGAACTGCAGGCCTATCTGCATCGTCTGGAAGAAGCAGAAAAGCGCGACCACCGTAAATTGGCCAAAACCCTGGATTTGTTTCATGCTCAGGATGAAGCGCCTGGCATGGTATTCTGGCACGATAAAGGCTGGACCATTTACCAGCAGGTTGAGCAGTATATCCGCAATAAGCTGCGCGCTAACGGTTACGGCGAAGTAAGAACACCGCAAGTCGTAGACCGCTCCTTGTGGGAAAAGTCTGGTCACTGGGATAAGTTCGGCGACATGATTTTCACGACGCATTCGGAAAATCGCGATTACGCCATCAAGCCCATGAACTGTCCTTGTCATGTGCAGATTTACAATCAAGGCATTAAAAGCTATCGGGATTTGCCGATCCGTCTGGCGGAATTCGGCTCCTGTCACCGCAACGAGCCTTCAGGCACATTGCATGGCCTGATGCGGGTCAGAAACTTTGTGCAGGACGATGCGCATATCTTCTGTGCTGAAGGTCAGATTCAGGACGAAGTTTCAACTTTTATCGATTTGCTGTTTGATGTTTATAAGGACTTCGGTTTTGAAGAAGTCATTATCAAACTATCAACCCGTCCGGAAAATCGCGTGGGCGATGATGCGGTCTGGGATAAGGCTGAAAATGCGTTGGAACTGGCGCTTAACAATAAAGGCCTGAAATGGGATCTACAGCCGGGCGAAGGCGCCTTTTACGGTCCTAAAATTGAATTTTCATTAAAAGATTGCATCGGCCGCGTCTGGCAGTGCGGCACGATTCAAGTCGATTTCTCCATGCCTGGCCGGTTGGGGGCTACTTATATCGCCGAAGACGGATCCAGGCAGGTGCCGGTCATGTTGCACAGGGCCATACTGGGTTCGTTAGAGCGCTTCATTGGTATTCTGATTGAGCAGCATGCGGGCACATTCCCGGTTTGGCTGGCGCCAGTGCAGGCGGTGTTGATGACGATCACTGACCGGCACGCCGAATATGCGTCAGAGCTTGCCCGAAACCTCGAAAAGCAGGGCTTCAGGGTGAAATTAGACTTGAGAAATGAGAAGATCGGGTTTAAAATCCGAGAGCACTCTATGCAGCGTGTGCCATATCTTCTGGTTATCGGAGATAAGGAAATGGAAGATCAAACCATTTCAGTGCGCACACAGAAGGGTGAAGATTTAGGTAGTCTGTCAATCGGTGCATTTACTGAGCGGTTAGCAAAAGAGATTGAAGACAAAAAGTAA
- the rpmI gene encoding 50S ribosomal protein L35: protein MTRIILQGHAFCLAGLFSQGSCIYNYRSKQMPKIKTNRGAAKRFKRTGNGGFKCGQSFKRHILTKKTTKRKRQLRRPASIHPSDVRMAKRMMPYS, encoded by the coding sequence ATGACGCGCATAATTCTTCAGGGCCATGCATTTTGCCTTGCTGGGTTATTTTCTCAGGGATCTTGTATTTATAATTATCGGAGCAAACAAATGCCAAAAATAAAAACCAACCGTGGTGCGGCCAAGCGTTTCAAACGCACAGGCAACGGCGGTTTTAAATGTGGTCAATCATTTAAACGTCATATCCTGACTAAAAAAACCACTAAAAGAAAAAGACAGTTACGCAGGCCGGCAAGTATTCATCCATCAGATGTGCGCATGGCAAAACGCATGATGCCTTACAGCTAA
- the infC gene encoding translation initiation factor IF-3 yields the protein MRLNDSITARRVRVTGVDGEALGIISLDEAKQIAYAADLDLVEISPNADPPVCKIMNYGKYQFEQNKKLAIAKKKQKQIQVKEIKFRPGTDEGDYQVKLRSLTKFLNDGDKTKITVRYRGREMAHREIGMDLLKRIEKDLEELATVEQFPKMEGRQMVMVMAPKKKK from the coding sequence ATACGCCTGAATGACTCTATTACGGCCAGACGAGTAAGGGTAACAGGTGTAGATGGAGAAGCATTGGGCATTATCTCGTTAGACGAAGCCAAACAGATTGCTTATGCTGCGGACCTGGATTTAGTGGAAATATCGCCAAACGCGGATCCTCCCGTTTGTAAGATAATGAACTATGGCAAATACCAGTTTGAGCAAAACAAAAAACTGGCAATTGCCAAGAAAAAACAAAAACAGATCCAGGTTAAAGAAATCAAATTCAGACCCGGAACTGATGAAGGGGATTATCAAGTTAAACTTAGAAGTTTAACTAAATTCCTGAACGACGGCGACAAAACCAAAATTACCGTGCGGTATCGCGGACGCGAAATGGCCCATCGGGAAATCGGCATGGATTTGTTGAAGCGTATAGAAAAAGATTTGGAAGAGTTAGCCACCGTCGAACAGTTTCCCAAGATGGAAGGCCGTCAGATGGTCATGGTTATGGCGCCGAAGAAGAAAAAATAA
- the rplT gene encoding 50S ribosomal protein L20 produces MPRVKRGVTARARHKKVLKQAKGYYGARSRVYRVAKQAVIKAGQYAYRDRKQKKRQFRALWIVRINAAARLCGMSYSRLINGLTKANVAIDRKVLADIAVRDMEAFAEIAKIAKANQSPL; encoded by the coding sequence ATGCCTAGAGTAAAACGCGGCGTAACAGCCAGAGCAAGACATAAAAAAGTTTTAAAGCAAGCGAAAGGTTACTACGGTGCACGTAGTCGCGTTTATCGCGTTGCCAAGCAAGCGGTAATAAAAGCAGGTCAGTATGCTTACCGCGACCGTAAACAGAAAAAACGTCAATTCCGCGCATTGTGGATCGTCCGTATCAATGCGGCAGCCAGACTGTGCGGCATGTCATACAGCCGCTTGATCAATGGTTTGACCAAAGCGAATGTAGCGATAGACCGCAAGGTTTTGGCAGACATCGCTGTACGCGATATGGAAGCTTTTGCTGAAATAGCGAAAATCGCTAAAGCAAATCAAAGTCCGCTTTGA
- the uvrB gene encoding excinuclease ABC subunit UvrB: MKKQFKIQSRFKPAGDQPTAIKQLVEGLNDGEVHQTLLGVTGSGKTFTIANVINEVQRPAMILAPNKTLAAQLYGEMKEFFPENSVEYFVSYYDYYQPEAYVPASDTFIDKDASLNEHIEQMRLSATKALIERQDTIVVATVSAIYGLGEPESYFKMVLHLVKGDMINQRAILRRLAEMQYTRNDVELRRATYRVRGEVIDIFPAESDQEALRVELFDDEVERLSLFDPLTGEVLRRVARYTVYPKNHYVTPREQLLSAVDKIKIELKERLEQLRSLNKLVEAQRLEQRTLFDIEMILEVGYCSGIENYSRHLSGRGPGEPPPTMFDYLPADALVIIDESHVTVPQIGAMYRGDRSRKETLVEYGFRLPSALDNRPLTFEEFEVKSPQRIYISATPGPYEKAHSGVFAEQVVRPTGLLDPEVEVRPATTQVDDLLSEINQRIELNQRVLVTTLTKRMAEDLTEYYLEHGVRVRYLHSDIDTVERVEIIRDLRLGQFDVLVGINLLREGLDIPEVSLVAILDADKEGFLRSVVSLVQTIGRAARNVRGKAILYADRITKSMQQAIDETERRREKQRRFNAEHHIEPVTVYKSVTDIMQTSIPGAGISFGSDKKKVAELAADYKVMSPKQLGKKLKQLEEAMYQHAKNLEFEQAAKIRDEIKALQEEMLV, encoded by the coding sequence GTGAAAAAACAATTTAAAATTCAAAGTCGTTTCAAGCCGGCAGGCGATCAGCCGACAGCCATAAAACAGCTGGTTGAAGGTTTGAATGACGGCGAGGTCCATCAGACGCTGTTGGGCGTCACAGGGTCCGGCAAGACGTTCACAATCGCGAATGTCATCAACGAGGTCCAGCGTCCTGCCATGATTCTGGCGCCGAATAAAACGCTGGCCGCACAGTTGTATGGCGAGATGAAAGAGTTCTTTCCCGAAAACAGCGTTGAATATTTCGTTTCCTATTATGACTATTACCAGCCGGAAGCCTATGTGCCGGCCTCTGATACGTTTATCGATAAGGACGCCTCGTTGAACGAGCATATCGAGCAGATGCGCCTGTCTGCCACCAAGGCGCTGATCGAGCGTCAGGACACGATTGTGGTCGCGACCGTGTCGGCGATTTACGGTCTGGGCGAGCCTGAATCGTATTTCAAAATGGTCCTGCATCTGGTCAAGGGCGATATGATCAATCAGCGCGCCATTTTGCGCCGTCTGGCCGAAATGCAGTATACGCGCAATGATGTGGAACTGCGCCGCGCCACGTACCGCGTCCGCGGCGAGGTTATCGATATTTTTCCGGCCGAATCCGATCAGGAAGCCTTGCGCGTCGAGTTGTTCGATGACGAAGTCGAACGTCTGTCGCTGTTCGATCCCTTAACCGGCGAAGTTCTGCGCCGCGTGGCGCGTTATACGGTTTATCCGAAGAATCACTATGTCACACCGCGCGAGCAGTTGCTGTCTGCTGTCGACAAGATCAAGATCGAGCTCAAGGAACGCCTGGAGCAGTTGCGCTCGCTAAACAAGCTGGTCGAAGCGCAACGCCTGGAGCAAAGGACGCTGTTCGATATCGAGATGATACTGGAGGTCGGCTATTGCTCCGGCATCGAAAACTATTCGCGTCATCTGTCAGGCAGAGGACCTGGCGAGCCGCCGCCGACCATGTTTGATTATTTGCCGGCCGATGCACTAGTCATTATCGATGAGAGCCATGTCACGGTGCCGCAGATCGGCGCCATGTACAGAGGCGACCGCTCGCGCAAGGAAACGCTGGTCGAATACGGCTTCAGATTGCCTTCGGCACTCGATAACCGGCCGCTGACATTTGAGGAATTCGAGGTGAAATCGCCGCAGCGGATCTATATTTCGGCAACGCCTGGGCCTTATGAAAAAGCGCACTCCGGCGTATTTGCCGAGCAGGTGGTCAGGCCGACCGGATTGCTCGATCCAGAGGTCGAGGTGCGGCCGGCCACTACGCAGGTTGACGATTTACTGTCTGAAATCAATCAGCGTATCGAATTAAATCAGCGCGTGCTGGTGACGACGCTGACTAAGAGGATGGCCGAGGACCTGACCGAATATTACCTGGAGCACGGCGTGCGCGTACGCTATCTGCATTCCGACATCGATACGGTGGAGCGCGTCGAGATCATCCGGGACTTGCGCCTGGGGCAGTTCGATGTGCTGGTCGGCATCAATTTGTTGCGCGAAGGGCTGGATATCCCGGAAGTGTCTCTGGTTGCCATTCTGGATGCCGACAAGGAAGGCTTTTTGCGTTCGGTCGTGTCCTTGGTGCAAACCATCGGCCGGGCCGCCAGAAACGTCCGCGGCAAGGCGATTCTATATGCCGATCGCATAACCAAATCCATGCAGCAGGCGATCGACGAAACCGAGCGCCGCCGTGAAAAACAGCGCCGTTTCAATGCCGAGCATCATATAGAGCCGGTCACTGTCTACAAGTCTGTGACCGATATCATGCAGACGTCGATCCCCGGCGCCGGCATTTCCTTCGGCAGCGATAAGAAAAAGGTCGCAGAGCTGGCTGCGGACTACAAAGTCATGTCGCCCAAGCAGTTGGGCAAGAAGCTGAAGCAGCTGGAAGAGGCTATGTATCAGCATGCCAAAAACCTTGAATTTGAGCAGGCGGCAAAAATCCGCGACGAAATTAAGGCGCTTCAGGAAGAAATGTTGGTTTAA